The DNA window TGCTAGCATTTTTTCCGGACTTCTAACATTTAGCTGTGATATTGTTAGCCACCTTCAGTGTACTAACTCCTCCACCTTTCATCCTATTTATAACAGGAACCCATTTCTTGACCAGACATCATTGTGACATCACAGGATGTGTTCACGTGCAGTAAACGTGAGCCTTTAATCACATCGTGTATCACATCATGTACATCCCTAAAAGCTAGAAAATAGCCAGAAAAGCGATAGCTAGAAAATAATTGATGGTTTTTCGAGGAGAAATCAAGAAGCACAATCGGAACAAAATGGGCACTCGTGCACCTGCGTACACGGTAACAGTCGCGGTGGGGCTCTTTTCCACCTTCAGTGGGGCGGAAAtccattttgaccctactctGTCCCTGCTCTCATTCGGAGAACAAATGTAACGCGAGCAGCAAGCATTTACAGGGCACATCACCCAGCGAGGACACATTACTCGGTCAATtctgaataatttttcaaatataaatgGATGTAACTTAAGCTACAACTCGCAGGTGTTCCGAAAATATGTTTTCGAGAAGCGAGAAATAAGTTTCTGCCTGCTACATATGAACAAGAGAACTAACCGCCGTAATTCTTGAGAAATGTGGAGAAGACGCCGCACTGCCGTCAGAATGACTGTTCGACTCAGAGGACCATGAGTTCTGGAATTACAAAAGCGGATAAAGATTAGCAGCGTGGATGTGGTCGACCTTCAAATGCTAGGATATATGTGAAGCACAGCATAATgctgtaagaaaaaaacagaactcaCCGAAAACAGTCTCGAAAATCCACTCGAATCGGAAGCAGAGGTAGAGAAACTGTTGCTCTTCGGACTACCCCAGGACTGAGAAGTTGAGTAACTGTTGCTATATTCATGATGTCCAGGACCATGATATTCGTAGACATGCCCTCGTCCTACTCCACCTGGAAGCCTAAAATATATAGAACTTTTTCTGAGAGGTGTCAAAATCTCAAAGTCAGCAGTACTTTCATGAGACACTTGGAAATATATATGAACAACTTATGGAATTACTATTGTCTTTCACGCAAACAAGTGAAATACAGGGTAAGAGAACACAAACCACAGAAACAAAGAGTATTTCCGTTGAGGTTAGGTACTTTACCTTTTTCTGCTCAACGTAAATGAGAGAGCGACTATAGCAAAGAATCAGCGGAAACACCACGGGAATTTAGGATTAGAATAGAACAAATAGAACATAGTACTTTATCGGTTCGAACGCCTCTCCTATGAAACGATTTGGACCGTTTCGCTTCGAAAACTACGTAAAGGCAGCGCtgtgacgatgttgggattttGAGCGAATGAACAGAAGCTGGAATATATTTCAAGACTGTGAGTGTGATGCTCAGTTCCCTCtattaatccagaaaaacgctTGTGAAACACCTTGATTGCAGCGGTTTTCCCAATAATGCTTTTCCCAATACTGCAGCTTTTTACACGGAAAGTAGCGATGGCAATCCGCAAATGCGTCGGCGACTGCGTAGATTGGAGAACTACTGTTCCTTGTTTGGGTAGCATCGCTTGGATTGCGGGCGTTGGAAGACAAAGGAAGTGCCCGAAGGAACTCTGTTGGGTTACACGTTGCATCGTATGGATGACAAGTACAGCAAAGGTTGTTTCTGATGTCTTTCCTCTGGATTACTAGCCGCGTGATCACATCAATATTTCTGAACTACATGAATACCCCCATCTGCCCGTGGATAAATCCCAGTaccgtcaatttcgtgttgtgtccgaaatttttaaatttcacttGAAAATGCTATGGAAAGCTCTTCATTCCTCTTCTGCTCGCTCAGTTTTTAACGTTTTCGCCAAATGGAGTACCGTCTTCTTGTCTATACAAAATCTCTCCACTCCCTCTCGTTTGGTACTCTCACTAACCCTCTCTCATACCCTTTCCGTTGTCCTCTCTTAATCTCCTCAACCTGCAGTTAGGTCCTAAGCCTGATCGTAGAGAACGAATTCTTGCAGCTACTCGTTAAAAGCAGCGAATCACGAGATTGACGTGGCACGGAAAACCATTGAAAACGTGGAATTCatgttgtagattacggaaacgagtgtgttgtagattacggaaacgagcgttCTAGTTCCTCCaattgtcgtaagaaacgacGTTCTTTCCTGAAGAACTGTTGCGGCGAGCCTCCCTTATGCATGCTCCACGTCCACGAGCAAGCTGTTGAAGCTGAgctctcctcaccagcctattcaagtgaaaccaataaaGAGGTGGCTGATAGAGCGTGTATACAAGGGTAACACGTTCTGAAGTATCTTGTAGGAGCAAACGCcgttcccacaccgtttttcgtACGCTATGGAGAAGCTGACCGGagccacgctcgtttccgtaatctaacACTTGAGCTCCTTGTTTTCGGATTTGTAAgtttcctcaccacgtcaatttcgtgatacgctccCTGTGAGTAGATAATTTGTTGTCAGTGTCCCAGGTTTAAATTGACATTGATTAACTAGCGAGGATAGGAATTTTGCTGCCAACTCCGGTAGTGAAGAAAGACAGATGGACGTTCACTTAAAACTGCCGGACATTAATGATGTTACATAACCCTTTGAAGCATATCGGAGCTTTAAGTAAGAATCATATAATATCCAAAATACAATGAAATTGGAAATGTTTGTCTGCCagagaaagtagaaaatacaCCTCTTAAGCTCTGATGTCACTATGTGAGTGGTATTTATATTATGATGAAGTGATAAGCAGTAATTCGTCTCTATTTGGTAGGTATCCACCATCGAAAGCAAGTCAGCTCAAGTCTGACACATATTCTTCGAGCGCTAAAGTATTGCAAAGACTTACTTGTCATTGAGAGATTTGAAATAAGCCTTCCCGTTCCCGTCGCCAGTTGTCTCGAAGGAGGTTGGACTGATTGCAGAAGTACGAGGAGTGATCACTGGCATTTGTACGTATACAGGCACCATCTGCGGAACCGGTACTGGCATATACATCGGAACATCGTAGAAGAACTGACTGGAGGCTAGTCCAAAGAAACATGTGAAAAGGACCAAAATCAGTAGGGTCATGTTTCAAATTCAGCAATTTCAAGTCCACCCTTTTATAGGCGGAGGGAGGAGAAGTGCGCGGCGTTTAACAAACGCCTTCCTGTGTAGATTGTTATGGTTGGGCGTGACTCAAATACAGGTTTTTTGATTACGAAAAACACTActtggatgaaaaaagaaacttctctCTGTAACACGTTTTTGAGGAGATCAACGATGAGTTTTATGGAGATTCGACAATTTTTCgtgaaaataaagataaagaacGAAAATATAAGCGATCCGGCCTCACATCATCACCATCCAACAATTAAATTAGTGGAATTGAAAAGTTGTAGTAAACCTCAATCCCTACTTTGTGTCTCCTATACGACTAGGTAATATGGTGAAGCGACGTAACTTACAAGGTCGAGGTTTTCAAAAGAGATGGAAATGTGAAAACTTTCGTGGACATCTTGACTTCGATGTGCTTAGTCTTTGCAGACACCTGTTCACGCTAATGCCTTTTCGTCACCATCGCTGTTTTCTTCGACAACAAACCTTTCAAATGGAACCTCAGGTGACAGTTCAAACACTCATCCAGCTCAATTAACCTAGAATGTTAGTGATAGgtacatgaaaagaaaatctacagTAATCCTACGTCTGTTAGGGCTGCATTCATGACACCTCATATAACATTTGCATATGGAGGGAGACTGCATCACTAATATGCATATTTCTCCTGAACGATGTACCATATGAAGATTAGACGTGTCATCTCTGTTTTTGCATACTTAGTCGGCAATGGTTAGAGCGGAAACAGGAGAGAACTCAAGCTTTTGTGTTAAATGATTCTCAATCTTCAATGCTTTTTACACACCCCAGATACCAAAGATATTCATTGAAAACTGCGCGTAGCTCACTCCCTCGCAAGATTTAAAAAtcgtttaaaaagaaataaatgaacatgGATTATTGTCACTTCCTATTCAACAATAAACTCACTCGGTCATTATGCTTCACAGAGCTAAAAATAGTGACATATGTAACAGAATCGGCAGATAAGCAGCAAGATGGGACAGTCAATAGTTGGAAACCGCTTCAGGGCAAACTAACAGCTTCATGCCTCCGGACTgacaaattggtatcagacttctccggaagacaagaagcatcGCCTTGATACATCGGGTAgctccacaagtcattgtaaatgCTGCACACTAGTTCATAATGTTCAAACGATCGTGAGTGGAACTCGAACATCATTCGAACAATCTTTAGAAGGATTTATCAAAGACGTGCTCGGTTCCATTACCTTATAACTGAAATGCTTGGTCAAGCACAATCTAGAAGACCATTTCTCTACCCTATTAAAAGAAGGTCATAATATCGCAAAAACCCAATTTGAATTTGTGGAGTCCAAATTCTGAGGCGGAGAAGTGACAGCATCTTTCAAATACTCTATGGGAGAAGATTTCTGTATCATCGAACTTCGTTCACCgcgaaaacttgaaaaatcacTTTTACCTTTCTAACGATGTTGCCTTGACTCTAATTAATCTCTTCAGACTATAAAATTCAACGCTCAAAACAAGTTGCGCAACTGTTTCCTGTGACTGAAGTCCGCTATCCTAGTTGATGACGTTATCACTCGAACTTTGGAATGTGTTTTCTCTCTGTAAGACCACTTGTACTCATGTGTAAAGGATTCGTTGCCTACGGCTGGTCTAGAACAggttcgtaaaaaaaactcgtaagTCACAGAAAACCATCGACCAACACATTCCATCTTAAAGATCAAGACCCCTTGAATCGTACATGACGAGTACAAAAAGCTGGGTGGCACTATTAattctcattaaaaaaaccCTTGTATCTACTGCAGTCAACAGCTCAACATATGTCACTTTTGACTTCGTTCGAATTACTAGTGTGTAGTTCTGCATATATTAGGTTATCCCTATAATTATGCAGTTTTTCCGGTTGCATAAATCAGAGTCTGCATATATCACCATGACTGTATCAGCCTGCCGTAAGCACAGCTAGTAAATTAATCTTATTGTTAGTGTTATTGcagctttcaaaaaactaaGTTGATATTAAGAGGCATTTTGGCATAGGTCCTGTAGGAGATGACAATGAAaggtaaatgaaaaaagatgaagcgCAGATAAAGTGCGCGGAATTGATGAGTTCCTACACGTCCGACttcaaaagcatcaccccacgaatctgggttgggtgcgggttttaggtgggttatgcctatgcagaatcgtagattatgaagagaagggtgatttcaccaatttcttgctaattgccgtaaaaaacggttcggaaggtacgacttcgagcgttccggcgcgcttttttttacaacaagttcgactggagcgcgccagccttgtgcatgcgccgcatctttccggccgtttcttacggcaattaggaagaaatgtacgggatcaccctcctctccataatctacgaccacatGTAGGAACTCTCCATCTCCAGCTCGTAAAAATCGATTGGTTTGTGACAGCTAGGTGACcgacctgaaatctgcaccaccccagattcgtggggtaatgccttcaAAGATTAAGAATTCGACTTGGTGGTGAAGCCAGATGGAGGACATAAactcgggttgtagattgcgaagAAGAGCGCAGCCCGGTCCAACCTCGTCTAGTCATCCTAAGAACAGCACGAGAAAAGATGTTCGTTCCTACGATGCAAGTTAGAACGCACCACCCTCGTACACGTAACGAGCTCACGAGCGAGCGACCAAAGATGGTAAGATCTTCTCGCCATCCTGTTTAAGTAAATTAATGAATATGTTCCTTATAAAACTGGAGCGCGTGCAATGCGGTGCGTTCTAAcctgcctcgtaggaaaaaaacgccGTTGCCacgtttttcaagacgattagaAGTTGGGCGGGGTCGctttcatattcgtaatctacaccaaAACTCTATGTTTCCCAATAGGTTTCCCAACCacatcagtttcgtgatacgcttttcctttaattttttatttcttttaactCAAGAATGTTTGAAGATTACCAACTCTCACGCAGCCTTACAATAACTTGCGAGGGCTAGCTATGTACTAAGTTTTTGTCGGTGTTTTTGTcctaccagacaagtctggctaCCATTTTCATACATACGTGACGGAGTAAGCCCGTTATTGCATAGCATGATTAGAGGCAAAAAGCCAGCAGAAAATAAGAGCAATATTATTGGGGATCGAACAATGACTGTAAGCCAATGTAAACGGTGGTTAAAAAAGTTAAGAACAGGAAGCCCCTTAGGAACCGTTAAGAGGTAGCCGTATGATGGGCCTCCGCTTATCCAGGAGGGTAGTGAGCATCGCTAATTGCACTACGCGTCTCCTGACAGCGTCCTGAtagctacagtagcctgattgctcctcttgtgctacttCTCTCTTACCCTCCACCCACACCACTCtccccacccatttcgccgcgtctgttGCTCTTacgacgagttttttttttctcccatgGCTGCAGCTGTTGCGATGTGCTTTTAGAatcgaacgaaaagaaaagtgtctggtgttagatgttgtttgaaaccCTAGAAAAATTatacttgtaagttaatatgcATGAGAGAGATTTGTATACGTGATACagaatttagaaatgcgagtgaaaatctTTCTTATCATATTTCGACTTGTTAGATGGAAACCACTCATCCATTcctgggaatgcaagagatgtttcaaagaaTGTCCCACTGGTCGGTGcaatgctttttttaattttttttctttttttaattttaattaatttttaaatccaGGAATTTCCTTTTGCTTATCTAGTTGAATAAAAGTGCTATCCAACCCCTAACGAGGCGCGAagaatgcctcgcagacatacattgCACCTGGAtttatatctcgaagatagaAAGGTCTCTGTTAGCCACTAACACACCTAAACTGTAATATTGATTTCAtttagagaatagatagaaatgaacgaatgaaacgATAGTTGTCGTGTGTTGTTGTGTCgaaagaagtttaaaaaaccatacaaagttttatCAAATAAAGCATACAAGCAAGTgttaaaatatttgacatgcgctctGTATAAGCATTGTATTTATATAAATTTTGGCAAAACATTCATCTTGTTACATAGCGAGACATTCGgcgacaaaatttatttttaaaatgagttCTCATTTAAGCCTCTAACTGTAAGTTAAAGACTGCTGATAAAGTTGCTGTGCGTACAGCTGCTGGTGTTGGAAGATGAACATGAATTCATTGAatgacatcgtgacaaacacgcATTTATGCACTGCGAGTTTATATAGAACAGTCAGGGTGTGAAATGTGTGGAATTATGAGGTATTTGAAAAGATATGCATGTTAGCCTTTTCCctgcagcatctttttgagataactTTTATTTGTGCGAAGTTGCTCAAATGAGGTCAGTATAGGTCACGCATATCACTCTCATCAATCATCAAATATTTGACTCTTTGATACTCTATGACATGCCTATGATGATATATCTTTTAATTGGATAGAAGTATCtagttttttccttaatttccgATAACATTCATTCAGTTTAGTATATTCGTATTCGTCAGAACTTGCTGCAtctagggtcaaaacgacatgcagcACGTTCCAACTCGTTTCCAATTGCtgcttccaccgcgccgtttcaagcgcgtatgcaaatgcaccgcaactacactcgtgattcatgtcattttgacccgattatattCGTTTTTTACTACTCTCCCTTCCAAATTCGCAGTATGCATCGGTCCGCGGCGGCGCGAGCGTCGTGCATGGTGTTGATTAGAGAACAACAAGGGAGCGGGGTCCAGGTGGTCTCAGGCGGTTGTGGAAGATGTCTAGCTGCTGGAGCGCAGTTGTAATTACGCGGATTCGCTGAAGTCAGGTCAGCAGCGTCGGCCGATCTTCACGAGTACCTCTTGTCCAGCATCGGAGGCTCCACCTTAGAAGCTACCATGGTACTGAAAGGCTATTCTTCTTTACAAAGAATTGAATTTCGGAAGAGGAGCATCGAAAATCTGCAAGAAATGGGAAAGGAGTGTAGAATATGAAGGCGAGCATATCTTaagcacaagaaaaaaaatggttcatttcaatcctgaaaaaagtaaagtaagtataAACTATTATCTTAGTGGGATGTAACCCAATAGTTTATAGTGCCGGAAATGAGCTGGAGACAAGAGGAAAATGACAACCTGAAGATGATTTCTCGATATGACATGCACTTGTTCCGTCACAATCGCGAATGCGTCCTTCGCAGCAGATAGGCGGATTGCCTCTCCTTCGTGGAAATGTTGATCTGCTAGAAGGAACAACTCAGAAAGGTTTCGGAACTTCAGCTCTTCCCGAGATCAAGAGGCAAGTCGTATATCTGTTGTGATGGACGCATTTCCATTCCGTTTGAAGTAACGCAGCTGTCCAGAGAACTGAAAAGCTTCAAAGGCAGGATCTTGGTGAGTGGAACTCTCATTGACTTTATTTACAACATTAATATCTCACAAAGATGAATGATAAATGATGGGATAGCCAAGGAGGATCCGGTGCAGCTGCACACTCGCTGGTACAACACTGTGCtcatgccaaaaaaaaaaaaacacttcatccCTACGCCCACAAACCCCAAACGATACGGAAATGAAGTTGAACGGTATTGCATCCTAAGTAGATTGATCAAATCAAAGCTTTATCCCTATGAGTCCCAAGTGGTCGTTTTCTAGGCAA is part of the Necator americanus strain Aroian chromosome V, whole genome shotgun sequence genome and encodes:
- a CDS encoding hypothetical protein (NECATOR_CHRV.G19238.T1); this translates as MTLLILVLFTCFFGLASSQFFYDVPMYMPVPVPQMVPVYVQMPVITPRTSAISPTSFETTGDGNGKAYFKSLNDKLPGGVGRGHVYEYHGPGHHEYSNSYSTSQSWGSPKSNSFSTSASDSSGFSRLFSNSWSSESNSHSDGSAASSPHFSRITADRIDTINLSQGIANSNGYIADVPRRPDLGAQREYATVNNSRKMNFCLPFITDDLSKATRASVVKYVLDNQVRIVKIPPTNLEK
- a CDS encoding hypothetical protein (NECATOR_CHRV.G19238.T2) — encoded protein: MTLLILVLFTCFFGLASSQFFYDVPMYMPVPVPQMVPVYVQMPVITPRTSAISPTSFETTGDGNGKAYFKSLNDKLPGGVGRGHVYEYHGPGHHEYSNSYSTSQSWGSPKSNSFSTSASDSSGFSRLFSNSWSSESNSHSDGSAASSPHFSRITASIRDNLKLGASEYADEQTRWTERLGSGPSLPSFGYNEVWC